The genomic stretch cgttcagtgaagtgtagactgcttccaccgtcataaattaaaaaataataataattataataataataatttaattctgaaatttacatttcaggtcaagtaaccattaaacttttggattccgaaggcaagctcacgtccgctgcccccaaagttagctcacacgcactcatgtcatgctctgaaagcagagcggtaccgagggcatggtattgcttcgttcccataagctctatgggatcgtcttgggagcttcgacgtcgcgggcctgtgactagaaattaaactaaaaatatacaagtttaaaatccatagcttaacaatatacagccttaataTAGCAAGGGGTGTAtgaagtccctgagttaataaaaattactatatagcaaggggatgtagaaagtccctgagttaacaataaacaaaattcctaatctaaataattcagagatgtatatagtctctgaattAAAGTAAACTAATTGCCCGTGTACTCGTACCTAGCTTTggcaatgtcgtcagtccatttAGTGAGCTTGCATTTTGGTTTTACAATTTGCACACTATTTCGACCACTTCCTGGTATCTGGTTGAGCGGAAACATGTCATACTTATGTTATGTGAGCCTGATGACAGTATAATAATCGGCAGTAAAATGTTGATGGTGATGGTCAGGATCTTCTCCGTAGCACGCTCTCTTCAAGGattatggcatcgacttgaaacttgttaCGAAAATGcggtttggatgacaatgtcatttttaataaattttttaattaattattaaaaatgacattttaaacATACTTTATTTCCCTATTAGATATATGCACTGGATGTGGAATATCGGagtatacaatttaaaaagagAATACACATGTAAAATACCCTTATTTGAATATTTGAAATCCTTTGATCGTCAGCATCATAGAGGGTGAAGCACTCGTGTGTTTACCGCCTTGGATGCGCAACATCTGAAGACTGTCAATAGAGTTACGTTGagaaattttgaaaatgaatCTCACAGAGACTGTTTGGTTAACTGGAAACGTAACTAAGCATAAGGAGAACCTAGAGGCGATAATATGCTTAATGTGTATTGAAATCAAGAAGAACTACTTATACTTGCTAGTAATAAAAGTAGTGGGTTTGGTAAAcatgtcaaaatcaaaatgttaaTTCTTTAAATAGGCCGCTAATGGCTTACGCATCTTTTTTGATTCAACTAGCGCTTTCTGAAAGAATCATTTCTAAGAACAATATGATGCAACAGACGGTTAAGTTACACTGACGTTCGAGTATAGGTACATTGGATGACCTTTTCTTTTGAGGAGTAATGGGCTCGTAACAATTCTACCATTCTATTATTGATATTCTTAATGCCTGATGACACGTGTTAGCGGGGACGGCTACTCCTTGACGTTCCGAAGCCAGGATACCTTCAATCCTTCAGCCATCCACTTTCCTGTCATCTTGTTCAacatttttgtttgtaattgaGATTGTATCATATCCTAGTACATAACTCGCTATCAGTGAACTGTTATTGTTTGTGTTACCCTGTATGCAATGTATCGCAGGGTCACTAATTGGCAATTAGTTTTCACGGtccagtttttaaaataaaattatcatcgcGTTCCTGTCGTCCGTTGGCGAATTGACGGCGATAGGTGGTAggagcttgtgcaaggtccgcccggattgctaccaccatcttgctcgctaattctgccgtgaagcagcagtgcttgcactgttgtgtttcagcgtggagagtaagacagccggtgaaattactggcactttaggtatcccatcttaggctggcaacgggcctctaggttggcaacgcatcggcaatacccctggtgttgcagatgtttctGGGCGGtcgtgatctcttaccatcaggagacccacttgctcttttgccaactagtcgaataaaaaaaaatatagagcggcatacattttattaaactacgTCTCAGTATGGTATTACATTTTCTACCTCTCCAAACGAAAATTACTCTGGCTCAGTCTCTTTTGCTCCCCTTGCTTGACTATGGTGATATTGGTTATCTGGATCTTAGTGAGGGGCTGCTCGACAAGCTCGATCGCCTTCAGAATGTATGTATTCGATACATTTTTGGACTCCGCAAGTACGACCACGTGTCAAATTTCAGGGTACAGCTGAAGTGGTTGCCTATAAGGGATCGTAGGAACATCCACGTTCTGTCATTACTTTTCAACACTCTTTTTAATCCTTCTGCTCCCGTATACCTTTCCGAGCGTTTCAGCTACTTGGCTGCTGGCAGTCAGTATCGGTTACGATCGAGTACCAATCTCCTTTTAGCCTGTCCTTCTACCTCATCCAAAACATACTCTAAATCCTTTACAGTGCAATCTGCAGGCTGTGGAATCGGCTACCGACCTCCATCCGGCAATCCCCACCGTGGGATCTTTTAGGGAAGGCTTGAGAAGAATGTGGCttgcaccttctccttaaatatttgagaacattcctttgttaatatgcttatatattatattattatgtattatgtcatatatatagtagtttatttatttatattgtagtttatgtattatattgtttaaagcactgtatagtagcttccattattttaactctaaaactcaccctttgtcggaccctaacgtattgctcctctcctctcatccactcaaaggttgactggtagagatcccttaaagggataagtccgcctttgtacaagtatcttaaagtttgtcagtaatgttttgttaatttctttgtacaataaagagtttacatacatacatacatacatacatacaatacaagttACCGTTTACTTAAGGTCCACACAATATATAGGTCGGTGGTCCGGATTCGGACCGCGGTCCGCCATTTGGTGACCCCTGTACTATCGAAACATTTGACCCACCTTAGACTGTTCTTACACTAAGATTCATACAGGAGCGGatccagccctcaaaaaaggttgtggtcacagccaAGTCACATCCAcccaaaaatcggccaagtgcgagtcggagtacaAACTGGCTCATGAACAACTTTTGAAAGTGTGTCGTTACTAGTCTATTtgggttgtgggcatgcccatcgtgcccACAACGGTGGATCCGCCCTTGGATTCATAGTGTTGTATAAAACGAGTATCACGAGGTCCGTCCTGTTCTAAAAATGGGCATGGCGTGTTCAGATAATAGCTAgagtgtatgtttgtgtgtgcagATGTGCAGCCTGGCTGCGCTGGCGCGCGGCTGCCGGCCCGCCGCCAAGCCGTGCTGCCTGTGCTGGTGCTGCTGCTGCTCTTGTTCCTGGTCAGAATTAatcatagatagatagaaacttttatctacacccaaatagtaaatcctccattatgcgttcaaaaaccatggataatgaccagcattacgacattggattctattatgaacacggctgtatcgtaatggtcattacgataccgAAATCGATATCGTAATCGATATCGGAGTGGTGGCGGGGCTTCATCTTTACCAGGCGCAGGAGTTCGTGGGGCACACATAGTTCtggttgcaatgcaggtcattctcaaacGTTCTTGAACGCacgatagaggatttaatatatggatgtagataaagtaatgtatgcaactgtacctAATTTGGCGTTAATACACTCGTGTGATCCTTTTAACCACCACACACCACACTCTTGTTTTAAAGACCCTTATTacgttgcataaactactatataatGTTCATAACAAAAACATAGCTCTATAAGACAACTATTTGATGCGATACGCCACAGGGTACCCATGGACGccattttttttgggtactaTTGTAACCACGGACGTTCAAGTAGAAATAATAGTCCAGAAATAGTGTTTTTGAAATGAGTATTGGTCATCTCGAGTTAGGTTTTTGAGAATTATATTCtgtacaatttaaaaatgcccttctttgtttgtttcagGGCAAAGTGGTAAGCAGTATCAGCGAATTGGTCTCCCTCATAAATGGAAGTGAAAAAATGGCGTAGCAAATTCAATTTGTGCTGGTCCACTTCGAAAGGCGATAAAGCTTTTCGAATTGGACTTGTAGTTGTTTTGGTAGAATCAAAAAATGTTAtgaagttttattaaatttgtttatagGGTTGTCTTAAACTTCGTAACCCTACTTAATCTGAGGATTTCACTAAAGTTAGGAAATAAGTATCCAgtttacacaatacaatacaaatattcttttcacttctcatgcccgtaaagtaaatgtttatgctggatctaggcgacataaaatgactttttatgctctattagtgcataaagtaaaatcttcgtctaagaccaaggtaattaggtgtaaacagcctagaacaaagaagtttctagatttatttttaataaaaactaaaaatccatcaaataaataaaaataaaccaataaaactaaatatttataattatattagcaatccatgaaaaataaaaggtacctagtaagtgaacaatgtttgaTCTGTTGTTATTTAATCTCCTCGCAATCgcagtgaaaagcagtgtaaaactcgagcattaaacgcATTTTCCCCTCgtcgtgtctatccaccctcgccgtaacgtaacgtcttgggtaaaatgactcgttttatgctcctgttgtacaatctactattattgcacaccacaaatcagtacaaagaatgtataatataaacacaaaaacagggtagacaataggcggtcttgtCGCTTAAAAATCAGAgatttataatgataatttataGCCGTCAGTAGCCAATTAACGTTGCGTTTGAACCAGATAtgcgcgaggatgtgttgcgagggatgtgtttttcatgaaccaatagaatcgctttaTTTGCCTATCCTCGCacggcacatctctggtggaaacagctaagcagagcgaggctaggtaaatgaagcgatcctattggttcatgaaaaacacagtTTCTAAAAGTAGAAACATTTTTGAAATCAATTTTGTACAGTTTTGCATCCTTGTGCCGCAGCCTGGCGGCGCGCGGATCGGAGGGCGGGCCCGGCAAGAAGCCCCGCGAGCCCGGCCCGCAAGACCCGCTGCTCTGCGACGGAGATGCGCCGTAAGTATAACCCTAGCAGCCCTACAGGCTCAGACAACACACTGTCTGATCATCACCATGTTTCATTATATAGGTTTGTTATGAGATTTAGACCGTAACAGACACATATCGACGATGAAGCATAAATACCGCTCAACTGATAAATTTTGAACGTACAATTTAATCTTTGGCTAAGGGGTGCTAAGATCCTCAATTGCATGTCAAAGATCCATCAGTTAGAACGCATTGCTACCTATGTCGGTACTTGGTCGTCCTTACTACTTGTTTCAATTAAGACTGCTCACAATGATGTCCTTTTAGTAGATTATTTGAAACTTCCTAGAGAAGAACCCGTTTTTGACATCTTCAGCTAGAGCTGGTTCAAACCAAACGTGATTATCTTTTGCTTTGCTCAAATTTTACTGGAATATCCTGAGCGAAGGAAGGTGTGTTTCTTTGTACATTTGCTAATTCTTCAGGCTTAGGTAAACTGATAagccaatttagatgaaaattagtatggagatagtttgagaccccgGGAAGGACGTAAGATAGTGTTAGTCccggaaaattccatagttcCCGAGTTCTGCGTAGAACCTTCTGATCTTTGCCTCTAAACCTTCATTGGTagcggattcttctcagcagaggtttttccgaaccggtggtaaatttttttttgacattcataagtgcttgttataaagtgcctaaattgaataaagatattttgactttgacttgactttgactttgatgagcTCTTATTTAAAGGCTGTATGTATTcggtattttttgcatattttatttcaattgatGTAAATTAACATTGTTACACTTGTCGTTTGCAGGCCGTCGCTGGAGGAGATCCAGAGCTGGGGGCAGTCGTTTGACCGACTCATGCGCAGCGCAGGTGAGAATATATTTGGTTATGCTTGTGAAGCAAATGAATGGTGTGTATAGtttccaatctgcactgggcccaaacccttttatattaaatgatattgtaagggataactcacgtcttaaatcgagtttagctggcCATATTTCGGGCttattcgtagcccttcttcctagctAAACTAAACTTTGTCGAATAGTCGCGccagcagagcggtggcgcgcagtgcgtgTGCTGTGGCAACCACCGAGTCGcattgctcctaggaagaagggctacgaattagcccgaaaaatgtcgagctaaactcgatttaagacgtgagtttatccgttacaatataatttaatatgagagtctcacggtagtttcatgttccaaaccctctcaatctgagaggaggcctgtgcccaccagTAGCAAGCACAGTGGCGTGCATTGGGACAGCACTGCCTACCCTGGTACACTTTGGacctatacagggtgtaacactCAGATCGGTCAGTACGGGAAAATCTGAAACTTAGACAtgcgaagatctgttcttagaaaccatgtcattgatttcagtaacaagaaaaactggattcaaacatttaaaaaaaacttgttcacAGCTTGGGAATTGAACTGTATTGATTGTAGTGTATTCCTTCCTTTCggtctattgtaaaggttgctcgaaagagatcgctctgaagcgaagcgataaggccgcctattgcttaccttggtaaatctccatatacctgtgtttcctgttctgcttactatgtgttagtGAACCCGGACGATATGAAGAATAAAACTTACATATTTTAAAGAGTATGCGATGCTGCGATTCTAGGTATCGTGTTTCAAGATATATTGCTTATGAATGACCTAcacgatatccaaatagaaataatgtaagtttttgtttttcaaaacaacTGGGTTTGATTCGCGttctgagtacaagtttttttattaaatctatgaatgcagtttttacTAAAATAGATGACATGGTTCCTTAAAACAGACCTTCGTATGTTTTGTTCGTGAGCCATGAGGTAATCGCAGTTACTGGCACGCAACGAGCACTCGTGGTCGTATCTATCCAGCAAGCTGTTCAGCGTGAAGAGGCTTTTGTTGGAGTCATTGAGATGATAGTTTTAGATTTTCCTGACCGATcggaatgttacaccctgtataaaccaagatgatgatgacgtccCTTTACTAAGactggttttttggaatctttttgtattttttatttcaattccaaatttttacttttacggtcaacgtaaaaccgaaattgaaaatacaaactgaaatatagatgcacagaaaaaacagaaaaccctcggtaatccgtaccgcgtgctataccgctacaccactgatggtcaaccaggtggtggtggtgaccatcagtggtgtagcggtatagcacgcggtacggattaccgaggacctgggttcgattccgatttctgtgcatctatatttcagtttgtattttcaagtcCCTTTACTAACTCCGCAGCCGGGCGCAAGGTGTTCCGTGACTTTCTGCGCGGCGAATACTCTGAGGAGAACATTATGTTCTGGCTGGCCTGCGAAGAGTTGAAGCGCGAGACCGACCCCGACGCCGTCGAGGAAAAGGCGCGCTTCATATATGAGGACTACATCTCCATACTCTCACCTAAAGAGGTCAGTTCCAACGTCTTCTGTCTCTCTTTAAGCTAGTACATATAAGGCTggtgcatgtacagtcaaggaaactgaatcacgtaccaggataatttgtgctactaatgtcatgttgatattCCATACAtatgccaaagaaatcatagcgaaattggttaaGAAAATGTTCCACCTTTGTATCCGTAGTTTCCTTGGCCGTACTTCTTGAAAGATTTGCCCTTGTATGCAGTGGatagagagcagtggaagtatcgaggggaggcctttgctcagcagtgggacagaataggcttaATAATAACCATGTTTTAAGAACAAAGTCCATGACAAGAATAGCTACGACACATACCGACACCGACTAGATAATCTGTActtattgactttgacttgttCTATACAGAACCTAATAGCAGTGACTCCGTACAGGGACGTTTGTTTAATCCATAATGCATGATCTTTTGTGGATGTGTCACGTATCCGTATTTTTTGTCATGTAAATACTTATTGTAACCTAGCCGTATGAGTTTATTATAGAACAGACAGTATTGATCGAAATTTTAATGAGTCTTTAGTCATGTGAAATATTTGACGCTGCAGTGAGGATGCCACAAATCGGCGGGGTATGGGAAACTAGTATCATATCCTCAAAATACAGATGCCTTGCTGAGGTGATTGCCGATACACTCAATCGTATACCTAGTTCTGTGCTCGTATTGTCTAATACTCTGGCACTCGTAATCGAATTCtgtatctctttctaccccgcatcctataccgtgtgacGAAAAGAAGTAGTTAAAACGATcttgattccgagtgcgttttCACGTTCGAATGGGTCTGgaattttttaaatggaatTTTGTATCTGGAAATGAACGATATTTCAAAACACAGCATAATCTTTGTTAAAGACAGTTATTATGTCATGGTTACGGGCTACACCACCAAAACTTAATTTCCTTAGCTCCAAAGTCAAGGTTAATAAGGTTTTCTGTAGGACCATTTGTCTAATTATAAACTCTAATCTAGACGTAAATAGTATCCCGGGCTTCAAGCATATTTGACATGACTATCTTAAACCTTTATGGGGCCTAAgtcaaacagtggacgtcctacggctcatATGGCGATGGTGTTTGGTATCTTAAAGCAAATCAGTATTTTTTCTCATTCCAGGTATCATTAGACTCCCGGGTGCGCGAAGTGGTAAACCGCAACATGGTGGAGCCCACGCCGCACACGTTCGACGACGCGCAGCTTCAGATCTACACACTGATGCACCGCGACTCGTACCCGCGCTTTGTCAACTCGCCGCTGTACAAGACCTTAGCTCGGGTGCCGAGCTCGCCGGCCGCGTCGCAGTGATCGCAATGCTCCACTGTGGACGAGTAACGTGCTAGTCTTTTAAAACCTGGTGGTTGAGGCCGAGAGGAAGTTAAACTCGGGCTTTGAAACAAAGGGGTCCTATACGTATTTTTAGTCAGGGTTTCCGGCATGTTTTGGATAAATCTGAGGTTCATCTCATGTGGCAATCAGCGTGAAATTTTCTAATAGCCAGGCGATAAACGTTGGATGAAGACAGACTTGGTTTGACACAATGTGCAGATGTAAATAATGTCGCAAGAATATTTTGGCCGAAAACACGTACCTAAGTGTGTTGATGTTGCTGCCTTTGTCGTGGACATTTCACTAAGTGAATCCCTTCCTTATTACGACAAACGACCATGCTTTGGTCAGAAACATGACAGGATAATCCCGTGTATGTGAGTGACCCTTTATTTCAATATGAGACCGATTAGTTGACATGTGAATGTGAGGGAGTTCCTTTTATACCAGTTTAGTAGAAAAGagatatacttattaccaaACGAGAATAGACATTGTTAAGTTGACTTTCAGTCAATTTAGACTAGCTAGTTTTCCAACAGGCCTATAGATGTCACTAGTAAGCTTAACGTTACGGTTAGTTTGATTTTtcgtacgatctatgttttactAGTGACATCTGTTGGACTGCaaccagaggctgtattgtgTGACGAGCGGGCGTTTGCGATAGTATTCCccgtctctttctactctcatcctacaccgtgtgatagaacgaagtggtgaaaacgattgtaattcCGAGCGCGTTTTACAATAAGGCTTCTGTTCAGAAACTTGTTTTAAAACGAATACCAGATGGTTTAACATTGTGGTAGAAGTGTTTTTACAGAGGATTCAATAGATATTAAGAAGGATCAAACTCTGGAGCTGCCAGAGATTTTGAAACTGGTATAAGCGCTGCAATGATCAAAGACGATTTCTGACAATGTATGTGGGTAAAGTTGAAAAGCCATCTAGTCTTCTCACATATTAGATCTCGGTCTCGACCGACCAGCGTTGTATGAAAGCATGTAGGGGCCATAGTTGTGACTTTTAAGATAGTGCGAACGACCTGGACCGCTGGTTTGCGTTGTCTGCTCTCATATTGTCTGTTCTTTAGAAGACTGGCAACTTAAGAGTAATTAGAGTTTAGTTCCCATTGTATTCCGCAGTGAGTGGCTTGGAATAGGTCCAACTTTTAACAATTAAATCAGTGTCATAAATTCAGGAGCTTAAGGCGTAAATTCCAATGTGGTTAGTCACCATGATATACTACATGTCAGCCTTTGTCGCTCCAACATGCATTACGTGCAAAGGTTGGAAATCTGAAGAGAAGCTACATCTTGCAGATGAGTTGTGAAAGCCATAATTTTTACGCCCGGTTGTTCTTTGTGGAAGTAAAATCTCTTCACCAACAAACATTAGCACAATTCTACctgtttaaataatattatttgtggTACTAAGCGATCGACAAAAAGTGTTGTTTTTGACGTACCTACTACAGTAAACAGCTTGGAACTAGGTCTACTAAATGAATCAATGTCAGCCAAGCCTAGGGACAAAAGAGTAAAAATCTACAACTGCTTAAGTGTTCTGATATGATTAAAACATCTGGATAGTTCGCTTCAGCACCATCTGTTACTTTTCTCTTCTATTGAGAGATTAACTAAGGCCACTCAATTTGTACAGAGACaaaaggccgtattgcctaacgtttctggcgttcgcgatcgcaatcaaatgacagatttcgcatacaaaaactgtcatttgatcgcgatcgcgaacgtcagaatcgttaggcaatacggcctctgtttctCATATTTAAGATGCCGTGGTACAAAAGCCCGTAAATGTAATGTAGTATTACAATATCCAAATCCTGCTAAGGATAATACTTATTCAATTACTATAACTGACGATTTAAAGCATGCCGCAAGGGTATAGAAACGTAAGTCCTCATTTAAGTGAGAGTTTATAACACAGATAATTGACAGAATTTGGGACCCCTATTTTAATAAGGCGTTATTcctattttaattaatcaataattttgaaattccgTTTCTCAAACTAGCTAATCGTTTACTTACACTGGCCCTTGGAAAATTCTAAGGCTTAGTTTTGACATAGCTATTGCACGGTTACAGTTGCATgtacaagtaaaaaaatgtatggaaatgTGACTACGCGGTTCGCGCGTTTAAAATAGGGCATGAAATTGCCCAAAGGGCTAAAATGAATTTAATATACTTTAGTTATAAGTTACCATACGAAAAGATTTCTAGTCAAGGTCAACGACCTCACTCAAGTCGGCCCCTACACTCTCGCCGCGTTACCCGTCCAAGTGGATCCACCCTCCGGTCGGTGGTTTGCTGTCGAGTTGGGTTCATGACATGACACCTCAGACTTCGTGACTACCCTAGCGATATCTCATCGCGGGGCGGCCAATCAGCGCGCTTTATTTTCGCGTGTATTGTAATGCCAAGAATTATCCTCTTTAATAAAGTAAATGATTGTCTTGGCTTTGTCGATTTGATGTACGTCGTCTGAGGCGCTGGGTTGGGTTAAGACCATCGGGTAACTGAACCCGCTGTGCTCGACTCAGCACGCTGTGTTATGCTCAGTTTTGGACGAGGCTGTGTTAGACTCTGGCTCAAGCTCACACACAAACTTAATAAACCTCTAATGCTCCTAAATGGTTTATCTTTTATAGCTCATAGTGTGACAGTCACAATTTTATAAGCATTTTTGATGgattttagattaattttaaaCGTTTTCGCACAAACGAATAGTGCACAATGTTTAGTCAACCTTTTTAAATGTTGTAATCTTGTACTTTTataatgttatatattttatttttacagactTCGATCAGTCCTACTTAGGCCTCAGTAGTTTAGCACGTATAGTATGATAGGCCTAACATAATATAATTGCACTATTTTCAAGACTGTCGTAAGGTACTACGTCGAGGTGTTAGGGACATACCTGACTGTTAATTGAGAGCAGCTTCCATGACATTACCGACTCGCTATCAATTatataaacttgaaaaaagaaAGCTACAAAGAAAACGGGGTTTTCCCTTCAACAT from Choristoneura fumiferana chromosome 7, NRCan_CFum_1, whole genome shotgun sequence encodes the following:
- the Dhit gene encoding regulator of G protein signaling double hit isoform X1 → MCSLAALARGCRPAAKPCCLCWCCCCSCSWAKCLAARGSEGGPGKKPREPGPQDPLLCDGDAPPSLEEIQSWGQSFDRLMRSAAGRKVFRDFLRGEYSEENIMFWLACEELKRETDPDAVEEKARFIYEDYISILSPKEVSLDSRVREVVNRNMVEPTPHTFDDAQLQIYTLMHRDSYPRFVNSPLYKTLARVPSSPAASQ
- the Dhit gene encoding regulator of G protein signaling double hit isoform X2; this translates as MCSLAALARGCRPAAKPCCLCWCCCCSCSCLAARGSEGGPGKKPREPGPQDPLLCDGDAPPSLEEIQSWGQSFDRLMRSAAGRKVFRDFLRGEYSEENIMFWLACEELKRETDPDAVEEKARFIYEDYISILSPKEVSLDSRVREVVNRNMVEPTPHTFDDAQLQIYTLMHRDSYPRFVNSPLYKTLARVPSSPAASQ